ACTATACAAAACACCTCTATTTTTAAGTCAGTACCTTTTCTACCCAGGACAGTTCTCATCTTTGTCTTAAAATGCCGGTGTTGGGGAAGTAAATTAGGAAGTAAAAACCTTATGTCACTGGGCacaagtggctcacgcctgtaatctcagcactttgggaggccagggcaggcagatcacctgaggtcaggagttcaagaccagcctgaccaacatggtgaaaccccgtctctactaaaaatacaaaaattagccgggcatggtggcatgttgcctctaatcccagccacttgggaggctgaggcaggtgaatctcttgaacccgggaggcggaggttgcattgattccaagatcacgccactgcactccagcctgggtgacagagcgagactctgtctcaaaggaaaaaaaaaaacaatcatgTCTTACAAAGAAATAGTGAATTGACTCAGTGATAGCAATTGAGCCCCACACACAGTGAAACCAGCCCAGGCCTGCTGTGGGCCAGGCAGCCCAGCGTGTGCACCAGTGAAGCAGAGGCTCGAGACAAATGCTGAGTGATTTTGACTTTATTCACCATACTGTTCAGAACACTGCACATTAAAATCCAGAATTCTGGGCCTCCGTGCACCTGGCCAAGAGGCTCAGGGTGGCTGGGGGCTGGTGGCCCAGAGATGTGTCTGACCTGTGATCTTTGTCTGGGTGGCAGACCCCTGAGGAGTTGGATGACTCTGACTTTGAGACAGAAGATTTTGATGTCAGAAGCAGGACGAGCGTCCAGACAGAAGACGATCAGCTGATAGCTGGCCAGAGTGCCCGGGTAAGGAAGCGCTCCGTGGGGCAGTTCAGCTTGTGCTGCCGACTTTCCCTGTCCCCTTTCTTGTTTCCAGGAAAACACCCTCAGTATTCAGAACaccgtttctctctctctgtctctctggcaGTAGACTGAAGTTAAACTAAGTTGTGGCACCTGCTAGTCAAATGTAGCCTCCTCAGCTAGAGGCAGACCAGGTCCTGGGCCTCCTCTGCAGTGCCCTGAGCTTTAGTTTATGATAGAGCCCTGGGTCAGGGAAGGGCTAAGATTTAGTCAATGCAGTGTTTGTTGAAAGGATCGTGAAATTTGAAAAAGATTGCTGCCTTTGTCCATCTCGATACTATGGGTATGAACTATTTAATTATTCAtgggtttaaaaaataacagtggtACATTCAAGAAAGCCAGTCAGAGCCATTGCATTCATTTGAGTCATTAAATCTTCAATCAATAGCATTTATGTTTTGGGGAGGATGCCAAGAAATATTTCTAAGGAGTCTTTGATTTCACTCCTTGGAAATCTGTCGTGAACAGCGAGCACATCCCTGCCTTATGTCCTGCTCAGTCATGAGCACTTAGGGAAGCTGAGAGGGAGGAGCTCCCCAGCCGTAGGTCTGTGGGCTGGAGGTGGGCAGCAGGCCTCCAGGTGTTGCTCAAGTATGGCCTGAGTGCCAGCGGTATCTCTCAGCCCTCTTTCTTCAGGTGTACATTCTAAAGCCACTTTCAGTTCATCTTGAATAGTTGGAAATGTCCATCAGGGCCCACCAGGGAAAGGGCTCCACACTTTCATCAACCCCTTCTCTCATTTCttgtcttatattaataagaattaAGCAGGTTCTGTCCCTGCACAGGTGTGATTCCAAAGCTTCCACATTAGCCTTCCACCCCTCGCTGTTTCCTTCCACACTAAAACTTGTGCTCAAAAGTGGGTCGGAAATTCAGGCTGCCATAAGTTTCtgcaaaaaatgagagaaatagcCCTTCAGGCGAAATGAAACCTATTAAAGCATTATCCTACCTATGCCACAGATTGCCTGTTGGAAATATTCTTGGCTAATGCACTCTGAGAACTTCATATTCTTTTTATGTAAGAGCTCTTTGTGCTTCTGATCACAGGCGATCATGGCTCAGCTTCCCCAGGAGCAAAAAGCGAAGATTGCGGAACAGGTGGCCAGCTTCCAGGAAGAAAAGAGCAAGCTGGATGCTGAAGTGTCCAAATGGGACGACAGTGGCAATGACATCATTGTGCTGGCCAAGCAGATGTGCATGATTATGATGGAGATGACAGACTTTACCCGGTGAGCAGCACCCCGGCCCCACCAGGCTGCACAGGGGCTACTTTCTTCCCCACAGGTCACCTGCGCAGCGGCTCAGACAGCCCAGGCCATGGGGCTTTGTGGACAATCTTCTTTTTCTACTCCAACTGTGAGGGGCTTCACATACAATAATCCTtgttctcttccctcttctcagAGGTAAAGGACCACTCAAAAATACATCGGATGTCATCAGTGCTGCCAAGAAAATTGCTGAGGCAGGATCCAGGATGGACAAGCTTGGCCGCACCATTGCAGACCATGTAAGTGACAGACTTGCCAGGTGGGTCTCCAAGCTCCTCCTGGGGCTCAGGCAGCCCAGCCTGGTCCATTCAGGGTAAGTTTCATGGGCCACAGCACTTTTGCCACTCATCTCTAAAAATGGTTCTTATTAATCCCAGCATAGATTTGTAAGGATTCTCTAGAGCGGATGTGTATGTCCTGGAATCTTCCATCGCTTGGTAGCCAAAATTAACCTCTGCTATTGTCTCTTATGTCTCagttccctctctccccctctggGCAGGGGCCGAGAGCAGCCAGAAGCCATGTGGCCAGTGCTGTGGAAGGCTGGTGTGCCTAGATGGGCCCAGGTTTCTTCATCCTCAGCACTGTGTTTCTCAGCCACCCCGTCTTCATCCCCCTATTCCCTCACACTGATAGGTACAAAAATACGGTTCCTACCGCCTGGAAATTGTACAATACATTTCATTTGGTGTTTTAAGCCTGATCAAGAGAAGCTCTTTCTCAGTTACAGTTTTTCTCTGTAGTTAACAAGCCTCCCCACCATTTTCCCTGAAATAGCCAAACTCTCAGCCTCATCTAGGCCACAGGATGTGTGAGACACAAGCCTCCTTACACAAGCCAAAGATTGTAAAGGCATCCTTGACTCCCACACAATCGGTAATAGGGCCTATTGCTTCCATTGGCCAAATGTATCTTGACACAAACCAGTCTTGTCCTTTCTGCAGATCTCCATAGCCACTTGGACTACTGTGGCCGCTCCCGATTTcctgttctttcctctctccACTTCCTTCTGCATCCAGCTGTCAATACTGTCATCTGAAAATGCAGATCACATGGCTCTGCCCTGCTTCCATGACTACTTAGAATACAGCTCATCTCCAGTATGGTCTGCGGGGTCTCAGTTCATACCACTCTCTGTGGTGTACTTTGCTCCAGCCTcactggaagaaaatgtttgcttgCTATAAACACTTGAGAGGTGCTCTGTGTTTCTCCCTTTGGGTAAAGCTTTCTAGGCTGGTCCTAATCTGGGAGCCTCTAAAACTCTGAGATGTGGAGCGAGACAGGAACTGGGCAGGGGCCACCCTTTTCTCTTTGACCATCCCCAactgctttttttcttgctttacttTACTCACTtgtcttccacctcagcctgcagTGAGTGGCTTTTGTCATCAGGCATTAATAACGCAAAGTGCCTCAGAGCAGAAGAGTTAACTATTTGTTTACTTAGCTAAAAACATCTGGACTTTTCTCCATAGCCAGGCTCCTGCTTGCTGAGCCGGCTTGTTCTCACCTCGAGGGGCATGGGCCTCCACCCTGCCGTTTGGGGTGAGGGGAtccttggccagggtggtttccCCGCCGTCATAGGAGGGAAGTCAGTGGGAGGCTCAGAAGGCCTTGGCTATACAACCAGTGCCATGCGGCGCAGTCAGGGTCCCATGGACGACTTCCATCAGCTCACCCGCCTCCATCCCCAAGCAGAGTGTAGGCAAGGGCTGTGACTGCCTCAGGTAATTGGGTGATTTTGCTCCAGCAAGAGGAGAGGAAGCATGTGAGTGCCACACTGAACCTTTCAGAAACAGCCGTGGGGTCGGGGGTGCTTGGGCCAGGCCAGGATACTTGGTGTTAAGCCTGCTCTCTCTTCAGTGCCCCGACTCGGCTTGCAAGCAGGACCTGCTGGCCTACCTGCAACGCATCGCCCTCTACTGCCACCAGCTGAACATCTGCAGCAAGGTCAAGGCCGAGGTGCAGAATCTCGGCGGGGAGCTTGTTGTCTCTGGGGTAAGCATTAGCTGAACAAAAAGAGGGCCAGTGGGAACGTGCTGACCCTTGTCAGAAATGAAAGTCACCTCCTATCCGCATAAACACCTGCCCTGGGAAAGTGTGCTGTGCAGAAACTCCAAGTCCTGTCCCAGTCTCTGGAGACCAAGGTCTGTCCATCATCTGTTCCCTGTAGAACTGTGACACCTGCGGGGCACTGCAAGGGCTGAAAGGCTGGCCTCCTCCCCTTTGCTGGCCACTCACTGggtaggaatttttaaaaatcttccttgggaccgggcgtggtggcaggtacctgtaagtcccagctacttgggaggctgagacacaataattacttgagcctgggagatggaggttgcagtgagccgagatggcaccactgcactcccgtctgggcaacagaacaagactgtctcaaaacaaaacgaaacaacaaaacaaaacaaaacttccttttcttcccccagaGAGGAATTAAGAGTAGACATAGATAGGGTGTTTTCTCAAAAGCCCTTCACTCCTCAGAGTGCTTGGGTAGCGTCTCTTTCTTTTTACCACATCACAGTTCTGAGGCCTTTCTCACCTAGGGCAGGGGAAAGAAGAGGTTTGCTGAGTGGATTGGGGTCCACCGAGCCTCCATGGCTTCTCTTAATCCCACTgaatttcctttaaaagaaaCACTTCTTATATTGAACATATTGAGACCATTTGCTCATCTGCTTTGCCATAAACATCCCTGTCTCGATTCCTGCTTCTCCTCCCCCACGTGCTTACAGCTCTGGGATCACTTACAGTGACTTCCAGTTGGTTTGAGTGAATAAACACTTGCTGAGGGGTGGGGGTGAGCAAGGCGAGGTTGCCTCATGTCTTCTCCAAAGGGTCTGAGGGCAGGCGCTTCCAGGCTATTTAGATAAGAGCAGCCGTTGAGGGTGTTCTTCAGGAACAGGCTGCTGCCCAATCCTCTGCGACCTGCCCAGGCCCTGGTCTTGCAGAGGAGTAGGGGGCTCCCCTTCAAGCACAGCCCACCTGTGTCCACGAGGCTGGAGGTCAGGCCGGTGCTTCTTACCACCCCTGTCTGCCTCGTAGGTGGACAGCGCCATGTCCCTGATCCAGGCAGCCAAGAACTTGATGAATGCTGTGGTGCAGACAGTGAAGGCATCCTACGTCGCCTCTACCAAATACCAAAAGTCACAGGGTATGGCTTCCCTCAACCTTCCTGCTGTGTCATGGAAGATGAAGGCACCAGAGAAAAAGCCATTGgtgaagagagagaaacaggatgAGACACAGACCAAGATTAAACGGGCATCTCAGAAGAAGCACGTGAACCCGGTGCAGGCCCTCAGCGAGTTCAAAGCTATGGACAGCATCTAAGTCTGCCCAGGCCGGCCGCCCCCACCCCTCGGGGCTCCTGAATATCAGTCACTGTTCGTCACTCAAATGAATTTGCTAAATACAACACTGATACTAGATTCCACAGGGAAATGGGCAGACTGAACCAGTCCAGGTGGTGAATTTTCCAAGAACATAGTTTAAGTTGattaaaaatgcttttagaaTGCAGGAGCCTACTTCTAGCTGTATTTTTTGTatgcttaaataaaaataaaaattcataaccAAAGAGAATCCCACATTAGCTTGTTAGTAATGCTCTGACCAAGCCGAGATGCCCATTCTCTTAGTGATGGCGGCGTTAGGGTTTGAGAGAAGGGAATTTGGCTC
The genomic region above belongs to Homo sapiens chromosome 5, GRCh38.p14 Primary Assembly and contains:
- the CTNNA1 gene encoding catenin alpha-1 isoform 11 (isoform 11 is encoded by transcript variant 35) gives rise to the protein MTKKTRDLRRQLRKAVMDHVSDSFLETNVPLLVLIEAAKNGNEKEVKEYAQVFREHANKLIEVINAALALAAKPQSKLAQENMDLFKEQWEKQVRVLTDAVDDITSIDDFLAVSENHILEDVNKCVIALQEKDVDGLDRTAGAIRGRAARVIHVVTSEMDNYEPGVYTEKVLEATKLLSNTVMPRFTEQVEAAVEALSSDPAQPMDENEFIDASRLVYDGIRDIRKAVLMIRTPEELDDSDFETEDFDVRSRTSVQTEDDQLIAGQSARAIMAQLPQEQKAKIAEQVASFQEEKSKLDAEVSKWDDSGNDIIVLAKQMCMIMMEMTDFTRGKGPLKNTSDVISAAKKIAEAGSRMDKLGRTIADHCPDSACKQDLLAYLQRIALYCHQLNICSKVKAEVQNLGGELVVSGVDSAMSLIQAAKNLMNAVVQTVKASYVASTKYQKSQGMASLNLPAVSWKMKAPEKKPLVKREKQDETQTKIKRASQKKHVNPVQALSEFKAMDSI
- the CTNNA1 gene encoding catenin alpha-1 isoform 12 (isoform 12 is encoded by transcript variant 36), whose protein sequence is MSASQLEALCPQVINAALALAAKPQSKLAQENMDLFKEQWEKQVRVLTDAVDDITSIDDFLAVSENHILEDVNKCVIALQEKDVDGLDRTAGAIRGRAARVIHVVTSEMDNYEPGVYTEKVLEATKLLSNTVMPRFTEQVEAAVEALSSDPAQPMDENEFIDASRLVYDGIRDIRKAVLMIRTPEELDDSDFETEDFDVRSRTSVQTEDDQLIAGQSARAIMAQLPQEQKAKIAEQVASFQEEKSKLDAEVSKWDDSGNDIIVLAKQMCMIMMEMTDFTRGKGPLKNTSDVISAAKKIAEAGSRMDKLGRTIADHCPDSACKQDLLAYLQRIALYCHQLNICSKVKAEVQNLGGELVVSGVDSAMSLIQAAKNLMNAVVQTVKASYVASTKYQKSQGMASLNLPAVSWKMKAPEKKPLVKREKQDETQTKIKRASQKKHVNPVQALSEFKAMDSI
- the CTNNA1 gene encoding catenin alpha-1 isoform 10 (isoform 10 is encoded by transcript variant 31), with the translated sequence MDLFKEQWEKQVRVLTDAVDDITSIDDFLAVSENHILEDVNKCVIALQEKDVDGLDRTAGAIRGRAARVIHVVTSEMDNYEPGVYTEKVLEATKLLSNTVMPRFTEQVEAAVEALSSDPAQPMDENEFIDASRLVYDGIRDIRKAVLMIRTPEELDDSDFETEDFDVRSRTSVQTEDDQLIAGQSARAIMAQLPQEQKAKIAEQVASFQEEKSKLDAEVSKWDDSGNDIIVLAKQMCMIMMEMTDFTRGKGPLKNTSDVISAAKKIAEAGSRMDKLGRTIADHCPDSACKQDLLAYLQRIALYCHQLNICSKVKAEVQNLGGELVVSGVDSAMSLIQAAKNLMNAVVQTVKASYVASTKYQKSQGMASLNLPAVSWKMKAPEKKPLVKREKQDETQTKIKRASQKKHVNPVQALSEFKAMDSI
- the CTNNA1 gene encoding catenin alpha-1 isoform 5 (isoform 5 is encoded by transcript variant 11) codes for the protein MTKKTRDLRRQLRKAVMDHVSDSFLETNVPLLVLIEAAKNGNEKEVKEYAQVFREHANKLIEVANLACSISNNEEGVKLVRMSASQLEALCPQVINAALALAAKPQSKLAQENMDLFKEQWEKQVRVLTDAVDDITSIDDFLAVSENHILEDVNKCVIALQEKDVDGLDRTAGAIRGRAARVIHVVTSEMDNYEPGVYTEKVLEATKLLSNTVMPRFTEQVEAAVEALSSDPAQPMDENEFIDASRLVYDGIRDIRKAVLMIRTPEELDDSDFETEDFDVRSRTSVQTEDDQLIAGQSARAIMAQLPQEQKAKIAEQVASFQEEKSKLDAEVSKWDDSGNDIIVLAKQMCMIMMEMTDFTRGKGPLKNTSDVISAAKKIAEAGSRMDKLGRTIADHCPDSACKQDLLAYLQRIALYCHQLNICSKVKAEVQNLGGELVVSGVDSAMSLIQAAKNLMNAVVQTVKASYVASTKYQKSQGMASLNLPAVSWKMKAPEKKPLVKREKQDETQTKIKRASQKKHVNPVQALSEFKAMDSI